From the Clavibacter phaseoli genome, one window contains:
- the cydD gene encoding thiol reductant ABC exporter subunit CydD yields MKPLDPRLLRHSASARAMLAVGAVLGAVQTVALVAFCWSLTQLVVRAIGGADAAALAPVLALAVGSAVVRGAAAWLLDVVGARGAARVTAELRRRALRAVADLGPAWTAGRSRGRLATIVGPGLDALDPYFARYVPQLILTALATPIVVTVLFAADPLTGVTVLATLPVIPVFMVLVGWATQEVQRRQWSRLTELASGFLEVVDGLSTLLVFGRARRQTGRIRRVTEEHRVETMRVLRISFLSGFVLELAASLSVALAAVSVGVRLIGGQLDLEVGLFVLLLAPEAFLPIRQVGVQFHAAAEGVAAADDVLGILEEERAGRAARTVPGTVAATAPAGDALVVRDLSVSRGDRLVLAGIHATFPRGRVTAVTGPSGVGKSSLVAAILGQLPAGGAVGWVDDHDDAPTPRPPVPTEIAWAGQRPGLVAGTVRENVALGVADPDDALVRRALALAAADGVDPDLVLGVGGQGLSGGQAQRVAVARAVHRALAVDCPLVLLDEPSSALDAATEERLARGIRALADQGRAVVVVTHRGALVRAADAELRLGGGSGEDDVPAGPGSPVGADLAAVAPARIAPEPAWRAQVAP; encoded by the coding sequence GTGAAGCCCCTGGATCCGCGGCTGCTGCGGCACTCTGCGTCGGCCCGCGCCATGCTCGCCGTGGGCGCCGTGCTGGGCGCCGTGCAGACGGTCGCGCTCGTCGCCTTCTGCTGGTCGCTCACGCAGCTCGTCGTGCGGGCGATCGGCGGGGCGGATGCGGCCGCGCTCGCGCCCGTGCTCGCGCTCGCGGTCGGATCCGCCGTCGTGCGCGGCGCCGCGGCCTGGCTCCTCGACGTGGTCGGCGCGCGCGGAGCGGCGAGGGTCACGGCCGAGCTGCGACGACGCGCGCTCCGGGCGGTCGCCGACCTCGGTCCCGCCTGGACGGCCGGCCGCAGCCGCGGGCGGCTCGCTACGATCGTGGGCCCCGGTCTCGACGCGCTCGACCCGTACTTCGCGCGCTACGTGCCGCAGCTGATCCTCACTGCGCTCGCGACCCCGATCGTCGTGACCGTGCTCTTCGCCGCCGACCCGCTCACGGGCGTCACCGTGCTCGCGACGCTGCCCGTGATCCCGGTGTTCATGGTGCTCGTCGGCTGGGCCACGCAGGAGGTGCAGCGGCGGCAGTGGTCCCGCCTCACCGAGCTCGCGTCGGGCTTCCTCGAGGTGGTCGACGGGCTCTCGACGCTCCTGGTCTTCGGGCGCGCCCGGCGGCAGACGGGGCGGATCCGCCGGGTCACGGAGGAGCACCGCGTCGAGACCATGCGCGTGCTCCGGATCTCGTTCCTCTCCGGCTTCGTCCTGGAGCTCGCGGCGTCGCTGTCGGTCGCGCTCGCGGCGGTGTCGGTGGGCGTGCGCCTCATCGGCGGGCAGCTGGACCTCGAGGTGGGGCTCTTCGTGCTGCTGCTCGCGCCCGAGGCGTTCCTCCCGATCCGGCAGGTGGGCGTGCAGTTCCACGCGGCCGCCGAGGGGGTCGCGGCGGCCGACGACGTGCTCGGGATCCTGGAGGAGGAGCGGGCCGGCCGGGCGGCGCGGACCGTCCCGGGGACGGTGGCCGCGACGGCTCCCGCGGGCGACGCGCTCGTGGTCCGCGACCTGTCGGTCTCCCGCGGCGACCGGCTCGTGCTCGCGGGGATCCACGCGACCTTTCCGCGCGGACGCGTCACGGCCGTGACCGGGCCGAGCGGCGTCGGCAAGTCCTCGCTCGTCGCCGCGATCCTCGGGCAGCTGCCCGCGGGCGGGGCCGTCGGCTGGGTCGACGACCACGACGACGCCCCCACGCCGCGCCCGCCCGTCCCGACCGAGATCGCCTGGGCGGGACAGCGACCGGGGCTCGTCGCGGGCACGGTGCGCGAGAACGTGGCGCTGGGCGTCGCGGATCCCGACGACGCGCTCGTCCGACGGGCCCTCGCGCTCGCGGCGGCCGACGGCGTCGACCCCGACCTCGTGCTCGGCGTCGGCGGCCAGGGGCTCTCGGGAGGGCAGGCGCAGCGGGTCGCCGTCGCGCGCGCCGTGCACCGCGCGCTCGCCGTCGACTGCCCGCTCGTGCTGCTCGACGAGCCGAGCTCCGCGCTCGACGCCGCGACCGAGGAGCGGCTCGCCCGGGGGATCCGCGCGCTCGCCGACCAGGGGCGCGCGGTCGTGGTCGTCACCCACCGCGGCGCGCTCGTGCGGGCGGCGGACGCCGAGCTGCGGCTGGGCGGGGGATCCGGCGAGGACGACGTGCCGGCGGGTCCCGGGTCGCCGGTCGGCGCCGACCTCGCCGCCGTCGCTCCCGCGCGCATCGCCCCGGAGCCCGCCTGGCGCGCGCAGGTGGCGCCGTGA
- the cydB gene encoding cytochrome d ubiquinol oxidase subunit II, with amino-acid sequence MDLPLLWFGVIAFLFVGYFVLDGFDFGVGMSLPFLAKDDTDRRVLINTIGPVWDLNETWLIVAGAALFAAFPEWYATMFSGFYLLLLAILITLILRGVSFEYRHQGASDRWRGWFDAMIVVGSVVPSFLWGVVFANVVRGVPMDADHDHTGSTLDLLNPYALLGGLTTLSLFLVNGLQFAALKTDGPIRARARLLSMRVGAVTIVIAAAFLVWTTLAHGSALSGIVSALAAAALVGSYVANVRGRERWAFGLLAATIALAVASLFTALHPYVMPASNDPANGLTLDNASSSPYTLTIMTWAAGFALPLILAYQAWTYWVFRKRITRAVITRAAH; translated from the coding sequence ATGGACCTCCCCCTCCTCTGGTTCGGCGTCATCGCGTTCCTCTTCGTCGGCTACTTCGTGCTCGACGGCTTCGACTTCGGCGTGGGCATGAGCCTGCCGTTCCTCGCCAAGGACGACACCGACCGCCGCGTGCTCATCAACACCATCGGGCCGGTGTGGGACCTCAACGAGACGTGGCTCATCGTCGCGGGCGCCGCGCTCTTCGCGGCCTTCCCGGAGTGGTACGCGACGATGTTCAGCGGCTTCTACCTGCTGCTGCTCGCGATCCTCATCACGCTCATCCTCCGGGGGGTCTCGTTCGAGTACCGGCACCAGGGGGCGTCCGACCGGTGGCGCGGGTGGTTCGACGCGATGATCGTCGTGGGCAGCGTCGTGCCGTCGTTCCTCTGGGGCGTCGTGTTCGCGAACGTGGTGCGCGGCGTGCCCATGGACGCGGACCACGACCACACGGGATCCACGCTCGACCTGCTGAACCCGTACGCGCTGCTCGGCGGGCTCACGACGCTGTCGCTGTTCCTCGTCAACGGGCTGCAGTTCGCGGCGCTCAAGACCGACGGTCCCATCCGCGCCCGGGCCCGGCTGCTCTCGATGCGGGTCGGGGCCGTGACCATCGTGATCGCGGCGGCGTTCCTCGTCTGGACCACGCTCGCGCACGGGTCGGCACTGTCGGGCATCGTGTCCGCGCTCGCGGCCGCCGCGCTCGTCGGGTCGTACGTCGCCAACGTCCGAGGACGGGAGCGGTGGGCGTTCGGGCTGCTCGCCGCGACCATCGCGCTCGCGGTCGCCAGCCTCTTCACGGCGCTGCACCCGTACGTGATGCCCGCGTCGAACGACCCGGCGAACGGGCTCACGCTCGACAACGCGTCGTCGTCGCCCTACACGCTCACGATCATGACGTGGGCCGCGGGCTTCGCGCTGCCGCTGATCCTCGCCTACCAGGCGTGGACGTACTGGGTGTTCCGGAAGCGCATCACGCGCGCCGTGATCACCCGGGCCGCGCACTAG
- a CDS encoding cytochrome ubiquinol oxidase subunit I, producing the protein MNELLDPLVLSRWQFGLTTVYHFLFVPLTIGMAFVCALYQTAWVRTGKQHYLRLTRFFGRIFLINFAMGTVTGIVQEFQFGMNWSEYSRFVGDVFGAPLALEGLLAFFLEASFIGVWIFGWDKLPKRLHLASIWVVSIASILSAYFILAANAFMQNPVGYRIDEARGRAELTDIWALLTNKVALAAFPHTIFAAFMCAAAVIISVAAWHLSRNQHLETMMPAMRFGMWFMVVSGALTILSGDQLGLAMVQTQPMKMAAAEAHYDTSSGAAASFSLFTWGTPDGSSELFSIRIPYLLSFLSTHTLDGTVEGINDLQAQYVASYGPGDYTPTIWVTYWAFRWMIGFGMAAIGVAVAGLWFTRRGRAITRPWMWKVAIWAAPLPLLAMTVGWIFTEMGRQPWIVFSLLQTSSAVSPNVTGIQVLLSLVAFTVVYGSLAVVEFRLILKAAQEGPEDEREPDPVTGEVVREASVY; encoded by the coding sequence GTGAACGAGCTCCTCGACCCGCTCGTCCTGTCCCGCTGGCAGTTCGGCCTCACGACCGTCTACCACTTCCTCTTCGTGCCGCTCACGATCGGCATGGCCTTCGTGTGCGCGCTCTACCAGACGGCCTGGGTCCGCACCGGGAAGCAGCACTACCTGCGCCTGACGCGGTTCTTCGGGAGGATCTTCCTCATCAACTTCGCGATGGGCACCGTCACGGGCATCGTGCAGGAGTTCCAGTTCGGCATGAACTGGTCGGAGTACTCCCGCTTCGTCGGCGACGTGTTCGGCGCCCCGCTCGCGCTCGAGGGCCTGCTCGCGTTCTTCCTCGAGGCGTCGTTCATCGGCGTGTGGATCTTCGGCTGGGACAAGCTGCCGAAGCGGCTGCACCTGGCGTCCATCTGGGTGGTGTCGATCGCGTCGATCCTGTCGGCCTACTTCATCCTCGCGGCCAACGCGTTCATGCAGAACCCCGTGGGCTACCGCATCGACGAGGCCCGCGGCCGTGCCGAGCTCACGGACATCTGGGCGCTCCTCACCAACAAGGTCGCCCTCGCCGCCTTCCCCCACACGATCTTCGCGGCCTTCATGTGCGCGGCGGCCGTGATCATCTCGGTCGCCGCGTGGCACCTGTCCCGCAACCAGCACCTCGAGACGATGATGCCGGCCATGCGGTTCGGCATGTGGTTCATGGTCGTCTCCGGAGCGCTCACGATCCTGTCGGGCGACCAGCTCGGCCTCGCGATGGTGCAGACGCAGCCCATGAAGATGGCCGCCGCCGAGGCGCACTACGACACGTCGTCCGGCGCCGCCGCGTCGTTCTCGCTCTTCACCTGGGGCACGCCGGACGGGTCGAGCGAGCTGTTCTCCATCCGCATCCCGTACCTGCTGTCGTTCCTCTCCACGCACACGCTCGACGGCACGGTCGAGGGCATCAACGACCTGCAGGCGCAGTACGTCGCCAGCTACGGCCCCGGCGACTACACGCCCACCATCTGGGTCACCTACTGGGCGTTCCGCTGGATGATCGGCTTCGGGATGGCGGCCATCGGCGTCGCGGTCGCGGGCCTGTGGTTCACGCGCCGCGGCCGGGCCATCACGCGTCCGTGGATGTGGAAGGTCGCCATCTGGGCCGCCCCGCTGCCGCTGCTCGCCATGACCGTCGGATGGATCTTCACGGAGATGGGCCGCCAGCCGTGGATCGTGTTCAGCCTGCTGCAGACGTCCTCCGCGGTGTCGCCGAACGTCACCGGGATCCAGGTGCTGCTCTCGCTCGTCGCCTTCACGGTGGTCTACGGGTCGCTCGCGGTGGTGGAGTTCCGCCTCATCCTCAAGGCCGCCCAGGAGGGGCCGGAGGACGAGCGGGAACCGGATCCCGTGACGGGCGAGGTCGTCCGGGAAGCGAGCGTGTACTGA
- a CDS encoding GNAT family N-acetyltransferase, with the protein MRIRPAEPRDVDDLLEIRNDAILHGTALWTEEPVDRAEREAWFRETAEAGEPILVAEVDGAFAGYGTYGPWRRMSGYRFSVEDSVYVRDAFQGQGIGRALVEAVVEHARAAGKRAVFADIEAGNTGSIRLHERLGFRQVGLLPGIGWKFGRPLDLAILHLPLVDDGDAQQDGHGGAGR; encoded by the coding sequence ATGAGGATCCGCCCCGCCGAGCCCCGTGACGTCGACGACCTGCTGGAGATCCGCAACGACGCGATCCTGCACGGCACCGCCCTCTGGACCGAGGAGCCGGTCGACCGCGCCGAGCGCGAGGCGTGGTTCCGCGAGACGGCGGAGGCGGGAGAGCCGATCCTCGTCGCCGAGGTCGATGGCGCGTTCGCGGGCTACGGCACCTACGGCCCCTGGCGGCGCATGTCCGGCTACCGGTTCTCCGTCGAGGACTCGGTCTACGTCCGCGACGCCTTCCAGGGGCAGGGCATCGGCCGCGCGCTCGTCGAGGCGGTCGTCGAGCACGCGCGCGCCGCCGGCAAGCGCGCCGTGTTCGCGGACATCGAGGCCGGCAACACGGGCTCCATCCGCCTGCACGAGCGGCTCGGGTTCCGGCAGGTGGGGCTGCTGCCCGGCATCGGCTGGAAGTTCGGCCGGCCGCTCGACCTCGCGATCCTGCACCTGCCGCTCGTCGACGACGGGGACGCGCAGCAGGACGGGCACGGCGGCGCGGGGCGCTGA
- a CDS encoding GNAT family N-acetyltransferase, translating to MDLTIARVAWDDDDATALRAAQRAELDLRYGGDTEPGTKPTAADMAAFLVARDGDGTPVGCGGIRPLGDRGDGTPWAELKRMYVVPAVRGTGVATALLRALEEAARGLGVVDLVLETGPEQPDAMRFYAREGWTEIPRFGAYADSEGSRCYALTLA from the coding sequence ATGGACCTCACCATCGCGCGGGTCGCGTGGGACGACGACGACGCCACCGCCCTCCGCGCCGCCCAGCGCGCCGAGCTCGACCTCCGCTACGGCGGCGACACGGAGCCGGGCACGAAGCCCACGGCCGCCGACATGGCCGCCTTCCTCGTCGCGCGCGACGGGGACGGGACGCCCGTCGGCTGCGGCGGGATCCGCCCGCTCGGCGACCGCGGCGACGGGACGCCCTGGGCGGAGCTCAAGCGCATGTACGTGGTGCCCGCCGTCCGCGGCACGGGCGTCGCGACGGCCCTCCTCCGCGCGCTCGAGGAGGCGGCCCGCGGGCTCGGCGTGGTCGACCTCGTGCTCGAGACCGGACCCGAGCAGCCCGACGCGATGCGGTTCTACGCCCGGGAGGGCTGGACCGAGATCCCCCGCTTCGGCGCCTACGCCGACTCCGAGGGCTCCCGCTGCTACGCGCTGACGCTCGCGTGA
- a CDS encoding UbiA family prenyltransferase translates to MIRRLRLLALSSHPGPTATVTVLAAGLAVALGYGVGRVVAVALAVLLGQLSIGLSNDWIDAERDRSVARADKPVARGEITVGQVRAAALATAAACLVASAALGPAFLLAHVVLVGAGWAYNAGLKRTAASVVPFVVAFGILPTVVALGAEDPALAAAWAVATGAVLGVSIHFTNVLPDLEDDARTGVRGLPHRLGRVPSGLVAFGALALGAVIVAVGPVLADPAHAITPLAVAGLVVTLGIAAWGAVRVVTRPPGRLLFQLIMAASLLLVAQIALNATRLT, encoded by the coding sequence GTGATCCGCCGGCTCCGGCTCCTCGCCCTCTCCTCGCACCCGGGGCCGACGGCCACCGTGACGGTGCTGGCCGCGGGCCTCGCGGTCGCGCTCGGCTACGGGGTCGGGCGCGTCGTCGCCGTGGCGCTGGCCGTGCTCCTCGGGCAGCTGTCCATCGGGCTCTCCAACGACTGGATCGACGCCGAGCGCGACCGCAGCGTCGCGCGGGCCGACAAGCCCGTCGCGCGCGGGGAGATCACGGTCGGCCAGGTGCGGGCGGCCGCCCTCGCGACGGCGGCGGCCTGCCTCGTCGCGTCCGCCGCGCTCGGGCCCGCCTTCCTGCTGGCGCACGTCGTGCTCGTGGGCGCCGGCTGGGCATACAACGCCGGGCTGAAGCGCACCGCGGCGAGCGTGGTGCCCTTCGTCGTGGCCTTCGGGATCCTGCCGACGGTCGTCGCGCTCGGCGCCGAGGATCCCGCGCTCGCCGCCGCGTGGGCCGTCGCGACGGGCGCGGTGCTCGGCGTCTCCATCCACTTCACCAACGTGCTGCCCGACCTCGAGGACGACGCGCGCACGGGCGTCCGCGGCCTGCCGCACCGCCTGGGGCGCGTGCCGTCCGGGCTGGTGGCGTTCGGGGCGCTCGCGCTGGGTGCGGTCATCGTCGCCGTGGGCCCGGTGCTCGCGGATCCGGCGCACGCGATCACGCCGCTCGCGGTCGCGGGGCTCGTCGTCACGCTGGGCATCGCCGCGTGGGGTGCCGTGCGCGTCGTCACCCGGCCGCCGGGGCGCCTGCTGTTCCAGCTGATCATGGCGGCGTCGCTGCTGCTCGTCGCCCAGATCGCGCTGAACGCCACCCGCCTCACCTGA
- a CDS encoding FAD-dependent oxidoreductase, producing the protein MTRVDALVVGGGPVGIHLAALLAQAGLDVRVWEARTAPALLSRAIGIHAPSLDAFDRLGVADEMVAQAVLVRTGIAMGPRGELGRVSFAGVSTTHPYVAALPQWRTEAILAARLAALARDALRRGVTLTALDADPVGLPGGVVRATGEDADGASVEVTASLVIGADGPRGAVRGLLGIGVDERPLPDRFLMGDAPDRTNGGDDAVVTLHPDGVVESFPLPGGLRRFVVGLRDGERDGDPANVLARAVGERTGHDVSASELDPVSGFGVRRRLARRMVAGRGVLIGDAAHEISPIGGQGMNLGWLDADALAPILVDAVRGRGGVPDATRLARWERDRLASARRAAVQSEINTALGRPVRGLTRIVRDAGLRAVLASPAAAGLASVYAMGRDAGARVR; encoded by the coding sequence ATGACGCGCGTCGACGCGCTGGTCGTGGGCGGCGGGCCCGTCGGGATCCACCTCGCCGCGCTCCTCGCGCAGGCCGGGCTCGACGTGCGGGTGTGGGAGGCGCGGACGGCGCCGGCCCTGCTGTCGCGGGCCATCGGGATCCACGCGCCGTCGCTCGACGCGTTCGACCGGCTCGGCGTCGCGGACGAGATGGTCGCCCAGGCGGTCCTCGTCCGGACGGGCATCGCGATGGGCCCCCGCGGGGAGCTCGGGCGCGTCTCGTTCGCCGGGGTCTCGACCACGCACCCGTACGTCGCGGCGCTGCCGCAGTGGCGCACCGAGGCGATCCTCGCCGCGCGACTGGCCGCCCTCGCGCGGGACGCGCTGCGGCGCGGGGTGACGCTCACGGCGCTCGACGCGGATCCCGTCGGGCTGCCGGGCGGCGTCGTCCGCGCGACGGGCGAGGACGCCGACGGAGCGTCCGTCGAGGTCACCGCGTCCCTCGTCATCGGCGCGGACGGCCCGCGCGGCGCGGTCCGCGGGCTCCTCGGGATCGGCGTCGACGAGCGCCCCCTGCCCGACCGCTTCCTCATGGGCGACGCGCCCGACCGCACCAACGGCGGCGACGACGCGGTCGTCACGCTGCACCCGGACGGCGTCGTCGAGTCCTTCCCGCTGCCGGGCGGTCTGCGCCGCTTCGTCGTGGGCCTCCGCGACGGGGAGCGCGACGGGGATCCCGCCAACGTGCTCGCTCGCGCGGTGGGGGAGCGCACCGGGCACGACGTGTCGGCCTCGGAGCTGGATCCCGTCAGCGGCTTCGGCGTGCGTCGGCGCCTCGCGCGCCGCATGGTCGCCGGACGCGGCGTCCTCATCGGCGACGCGGCCCACGAGATCAGCCCCATCGGCGGGCAGGGCATGAACCTGGGCTGGCTCGACGCGGACGCCCTCGCGCCGATCCTCGTGGACGCCGTCCGCGGGCGCGGGGGCGTGCCGGATGCCACGCGCCTCGCCCGCTGGGAGCGCGACCGGCTCGCCAGCGCGCGCCGCGCCGCCGTCCAGTCGGAGATCAACACGGCGCTCGGGCGTCCCGTCCGCGGGCTCACCCGGATCGTGCGCGATGCGGGGCTGCGCGCGGTGCTCGCCTCGCCCGCCGCGGCCGGTCTGGCCTCCGTCTACGCCATGGGGCGGGACGCGGGCGCGCGCGTCAGGTGA
- a CDS encoding class I SAM-dependent methyltransferase: MDLSRRDAGLTELMDDPDCDPVALDRTYARFGIVNRVVAGWRGVYRSRIRPLLSAERETTLLDIGSGGGDVPLALARWARRDGLRLRVTGTDPDPRAAAFAGARPRDPDVEFVAASSGDLVAAGRRFDLVTSNHVLHHLDEAAFDALLADSAALAPRAIHGDIARGRIAYALYGPASRLVARGSFVHVDGLRSIRRSWTPVELALRVPAGWRVEGAVPFRVLVVRDPSAGRAGPVGRPGR, from the coding sequence ATGGACCTCTCGCGGCGCGACGCCGGGCTCACCGAGCTCATGGACGACCCGGACTGCGATCCCGTCGCACTCGACCGCACCTACGCGCGGTTCGGCATCGTCAACCGCGTGGTCGCCGGATGGCGCGGGGTCTACCGGTCGCGGATCCGCCCGCTCCTGTCCGCGGAGCGGGAGACGACGCTCCTCGACATCGGCTCCGGCGGCGGCGACGTGCCGCTCGCCCTCGCGCGGTGGGCCCGGCGCGACGGGCTGCGGCTGCGCGTGACGGGCACCGACCCGGATCCGCGCGCCGCCGCCTTCGCGGGCGCCCGGCCGCGCGACCCCGACGTCGAGTTCGTCGCCGCGTCGAGCGGGGACCTCGTCGCCGCGGGCCGCCGGTTCGACCTCGTGACGAGCAACCACGTGCTCCACCACCTCGACGAGGCCGCGTTCGACGCGCTGCTGGCCGACTCCGCCGCGCTCGCCCCGCGCGCGATCCACGGCGACATCGCGCGCGGCCGCATCGCCTACGCGCTCTACGGCCCCGCCTCCCGGCTCGTCGCGCGCGGCTCCTTCGTGCACGTCGACGGGCTCCGGTCGATCCGGCGCAGCTGGACGCCCGTCGAGCTCGCCCTCCGCGTGCCCGCCGGCTGGCGCGTCGAGGGGGCCGTGCCGTTCCGCGTGCTCGTCGTCCGCGACCCGTCGGCGGGCCGCGCCGGCCCCGTCGGGCGCCCGGGCCGATGA
- a CDS encoding type III polyketide synthase: MIPSIRSIATAVPPTVLAQDGVRDLFGSQPELGRLGTRLVSAAFGASGIRTRHTVLRELGTAPGMAGADAPVDADDGEPVFYDRASGRILTPGTGARNDAYIREAPALLLGAARQALDEADGVEAADVTHVVTVSCTGFYAPGPDYAVVRGLGLGAATQRFHLGFMGCYGAFPALRMAAQFCAADPDAVVLVVCVELCSLHLHSSGDADTIVASSVFGDGAAAAVVTARPAPAGSTVLDLDAFETVLTPVGEDDMAWTIGDQGFDMILSSYVPKIIDEHITGALVPLWAQVPALAGVAPGAIEDWAIHPGGRSILDRVEDRLDLAPAQLAASRSTLAEVGNMSSATVLFVLRRILHRTPPADVPGRPDVAESAPAPATGPGAGRVCAMAFGPGLTVETALMTRRTA, encoded by the coding sequence CTGATCCCCTCGATCCGCTCCATCGCCACGGCGGTGCCGCCGACCGTCCTCGCCCAGGACGGCGTACGCGACCTCTTCGGCAGCCAGCCGGAGCTCGGGCGCCTCGGCACGCGGCTCGTGTCGGCGGCCTTCGGCGCGTCCGGCATCCGCACGCGCCACACGGTGCTCCGCGAGCTCGGCACGGCGCCGGGGATGGCGGGAGCCGACGCGCCGGTCGACGCGGACGACGGCGAGCCCGTCTTCTACGACCGGGCGAGCGGGCGGATCCTCACGCCGGGGACCGGCGCCCGCAACGACGCGTACATCCGCGAGGCCCCCGCCCTGCTGCTCGGCGCGGCGCGGCAGGCGCTCGACGAGGCCGACGGCGTCGAGGCGGCGGACGTCACGCACGTCGTCACCGTCTCCTGCACGGGCTTCTACGCGCCCGGCCCCGACTACGCCGTCGTGCGCGGACTCGGGCTCGGCGCCGCCACCCAGCGCTTCCACCTCGGCTTCATGGGCTGCTACGGCGCGTTCCCCGCGCTCCGCATGGCCGCCCAGTTCTGCGCGGCCGACCCCGACGCCGTCGTCCTCGTGGTCTGCGTGGAGCTCTGCTCGCTGCACCTGCACTCCTCGGGCGACGCCGACACGATCGTCGCCTCCTCCGTCTTCGGGGACGGGGCCGCGGCCGCCGTCGTCACCGCGCGGCCCGCGCCCGCCGGATCCACCGTCCTCGACCTCGACGCGTTCGAGACCGTCCTGACGCCCGTGGGCGAGGACGACATGGCGTGGACCATCGGCGACCAGGGCTTCGACATGATCCTGTCGAGCTACGTGCCGAAGATCATCGACGAGCACATCACGGGCGCCCTCGTGCCGCTGTGGGCCCAGGTGCCCGCGCTCGCGGGCGTCGCGCCCGGCGCGATCGAGGACTGGGCCATCCACCCGGGCGGCCGCAGCATCCTCGACCGCGTGGAGGACCGGCTGGACCTCGCGCCCGCGCAGCTCGCCGCCTCGCGGTCGACGCTCGCGGAGGTCGGCAACATGTCGAGCGCGACGGTGCTGTTCGTGCTCCGGCGGATCCTGCACCGGACGCCGCCCGCCGACGTGCCCGGCCGGCCGGACGTCGCGGAGTCCGCACCCGCCCCGGCGACCGGGCCCGGCGCGGGACGCGTGTGCGCCATGGCGTTCGGGCCCGGCCTCACGGTCGAGACCGCGCTCATGACCCGCCGGACCGCCTGA
- a CDS encoding DUF3618 domain-containing protein, protein MAKKKSPTGEVSVLGAVTTVAREVRKHKTVAESAPHGQGANIPPAPKRSPEELKRDIRAGRDELARTVRELETALDVPARASELKADASARARALRDDVTTRVRTTGRDVARRTRAFTKEDPAVAASIGAGAVAVVIAIGAAVVSGGRR, encoded by the coding sequence ATGGCCAAGAAGAAGTCCCCGACCGGAGAGGTCAGCGTCCTCGGCGCCGTGACCACGGTCGCCCGCGAGGTCCGCAAGCACAAGACGGTCGCCGAGTCGGCGCCGCACGGCCAGGGCGCGAACATCCCGCCCGCCCCCAAGCGCAGCCCCGAGGAGCTGAAGCGCGACATCCGCGCCGGGCGCGACGAGCTCGCGCGCACCGTCCGCGAGCTCGAGACGGCGCTCGACGTGCCGGCCCGCGCGTCCGAGCTCAAGGCCGACGCCTCTGCCCGCGCCCGCGCCCTCCGCGACGACGTCACCACGCGCGTCCGCACGACCGGCCGGGACGTCGCGCGCCGCACGCGCGCGTTCACGAAGGAGGACCCGGCCGTGGCCGCGTCGATCGGCGCGGGCGCGGTCGCCGTCGTCATCGCGATCGGCGCCGCGGTCGTCTCCGGCGGCCGACGCTGA
- a CDS encoding ABC transporter substrate-binding protein — MTHSITRRLLVGTVALGTAMALAGCSSGDPLDTSGGSASAAPTDTISVGSAAFGENVILAEVYAQALEANDVKVTRNLQIGEREVYLKALEEGSIDLIPEYTGNLLSAYDTESTATSSDDVYAALGDALPDGFEVLDESPAEDKDSYNVTKEYSETNGVTSLSDLKGKGVRVGGGAVLGEREYGIPGLTGTYGIDASLVTIEDQGGPNTVKALLDGQVDMANIYSTTPSILDNGFVTLEDPENLIKAQNVVPLVNTAKMNPDVTAILDKVSAALTTEDLTEMNRRNQGDEKAEPAAIAADWLKEKALF; from the coding sequence ATGACCCACAGCATCACCCGCCGGCTCCTCGTCGGCACCGTCGCGCTGGGCACCGCGATGGCCCTCGCCGGCTGCTCGTCCGGCGATCCCCTCGACACCTCGGGCGGCTCGGCCTCGGCCGCGCCCACCGACACGATCTCCGTCGGCTCCGCCGCCTTCGGCGAGAACGTCATCCTCGCCGAGGTCTACGCGCAGGCCCTCGAGGCCAACGACGTGAAGGTCACGCGCAACCTGCAGATCGGCGAGCGCGAGGTCTACCTCAAGGCGCTCGAGGAGGGGTCCATCGACCTCATCCCCGAGTACACGGGCAACCTGCTCTCGGCGTACGACACGGAGTCCACCGCGACCTCGAGCGACGACGTGTACGCCGCGCTCGGCGACGCCCTGCCGGACGGCTTCGAGGTGCTCGACGAGTCGCCCGCCGAGGACAAGGACTCCTACAACGTCACGAAGGAGTACTCGGAGACGAACGGCGTCACGAGCCTCTCCGACCTGAAGGGCAAGGGCGTCCGCGTCGGCGGCGGCGCGGTGCTGGGCGAGCGCGAGTACGGGATCCCCGGCCTCACGGGCACCTACGGCATCGACGCGAGCCTCGTCACCATCGAGGACCAGGGCGGCCCCAACACCGTCAAGGCGCTCCTCGACGGCCAGGTCGACATGGCGAACATCTACTCGACCACGCCGTCGATCCTCGACAACGGCTTCGTGACGCTGGAGGACCCCGAGAACCTCATCAAGGCGCAGAACGTCGTGCCGCTCGTCAACACGGCGAAGATGAACCCGGACGTCACCGCGATCCTCGACAAGGTGTCGGCCGCGCTGACCACCGAGGACCTCACCGAGATGAACCGCCGCAACCAGGGCGACGAGAAGGCCGAGCCGGCCGCGATCGCCGCCGACTGGCTGAAGGAGAAGGCCCTCTTCTAG